The segment CAGCCGCCTCGGACAGGGCGTCGTTGCCTTTCATGAGTCGTCTTGGCATTTATCTGGCCTCCACTCGTTCAAATACGTAATCCGGGCAGACGGTGTAGCAGATCGCACACTGAATGCACTTTTCCTGATCCAGGTCGACGACGTTGTAGCCCTTGCGGTTCACCGTGTCGGAAAACGACAGGGCATTTTTGGGGCATTGCAGAATGCATGAGCCGCAGCCCTTGCATGCGTCGTGGTTCTGCGTCATGCAGACATTCTTTTTTTCAGATTGGGCCATGTGAGACCTCCACTCGGGTTTGATGCGCCGGTCATGCGGACGAAAACCCATTTCGCCTTCAGGAGACCGGACCTGTTTTCTCTTATGAACACGAACGGCGGAGCTTTTCTTTCACGCAGACGCCACCGGTATGAGCCTGCAATCCGCCCCGTTCATCCCCGTCTACGCCCCACATAATTTGAGTGTCAAAAAAATTTTTAAATACGAATTATAGTTCGCATATGCGAAATAATGCTTGCGTGAGTGAGGAAATCCAAATAGGAAGGACTGGCTTGACAAACGGTATCGTCTGCACCAAGCCTGCAAATCGAAAGGGAGAAAAATCCAATGAAACTGAACAGGACCGCATACAGGGTAACGGAAATATTGCGGTTGCTCGCCGACAGCCCGGAGGGAATGACGCTCACCGAGATCGGCGCAGCCCTGGACCTGCCCAAGGCGAGCGCGTTCGACATCGTGCAGACCCTGCGCAAAACGCATTTCCTGCGGGAGACCAACAAGCGGTATGCCATCGGCTTCATGGTCTACGAGGTGGGCGGAGCATACTCCAAGGGCAAAGACCTGTACGCGGCCGCACAGCCCATATTGGAGGAGTTGGCCAACCAACTGAACATGGCCGGTTCGATCGTCACCTATGAAAAAGGGACGCTGAACTACGTCATCGAACACCGCCCCATCGGGTCCATAGTCTCGCCCATCGCCTCAAGCGGCATGGATTTCGTCCATGCGTCGGCTTCCGGCAAATGCCTGATCGCGTTCATGTCCGATGCACGGCAGCGCAAGGCGTTTTCCCTGCTGTCCTTCAAGCGGTTCACCGACAGGACCATCCTGAACGCCGTCGACTTCATGGAGGACCTGCAAAAAATCCGCAGTCGCGGCTACGCAGTGGACGACCGGGAATTCAACGAGTTGATGACCTGCGTTTCGACACCCATCTTCAGGTGCAAACAGGCCGTGGCGACACTGACCCTGTCCGGTCTTCAGCTCGACCCCCAGGTGATTCCCGGCATTGCGGACAAAATGATTGAAAAAGCGAAACAGATTTCCAGGGAGTTGGAAAACGGCTGACCCAAGCGCACTGCGCAAGGAAGTTCCATTCTTCCCAAATTCACTCCCCTTTTGGCTGGCGCACGTTTTTGTCCTTGCCTCGCGTCACCTTCCTGCGTGTGCTGCCGTCATCGCGCAGCACACGCACACTCGGGCCGCCTTCGCCTCCGAATCCGCCTGAACTCAATTCAATGCCCGAGTTAACAACAGCTCCTCGGCATCCCTTCGCCCTGCCCGGGGCTATTCCTGTTCAACCTAGCGAAACCAACTTCACGCAAAGGGAGCCTGTAGGCGGGTAAAATAGATCAACCCGCCTCTCCGTCCCCCCTCAAAAACCTCTCTCTGGAGCCCTGCCTTCTTTCTTTCCAGTTGCATCTCCACCTGCATACGGTTGGCGGCCACTTACGCATACGTATGGGCCGAAGGGGTTATAGAAGAGCATGGAGATTCCGTGTGGAATACAAGGGAGGCAAGGCCGCCAAGTCTCATACACAGAAGGAGCGCGCAAAACCGGCTAGAACTGCCGGCAACATGGATGAACGGCCTTGTGGGCTGCGTGTGCCGCGAAATAAACGGCCTTGCACGGCCTCTCCATCGACCTGCCGCCAGTCCAGCAGGCATAAGCTGGAGTTTGGTCCGGCTGATGGACTGTGCGTGAATGGTTGGTGGCATGAGGGAGGGCCAGACGAGGAGAATGGACGGAGGGTAAAAAAC is part of the Desulfovibrio sp. Fe33 genome and harbors:
- a CDS encoding 4Fe-4S binding protein, producing MAQSEKKNVCMTQNHDACKGCGSCILQCPKNALSFSDTVNRKGYNVVDLDQEKCIQCAICYTVCPDYVFERVEAR
- a CDS encoding IclR family transcriptional regulator; amino-acid sequence: MKLNRTAYRVTEILRLLADSPEGMTLTEIGAALDLPKASAFDIVQTLRKTHFLRETNKRYAIGFMVYEVGGAYSKGKDLYAAAQPILEELANQLNMAGSIVTYEKGTLNYVIEHRPIGSIVSPIASSGMDFVHASASGKCLIAFMSDARQRKAFSLLSFKRFTDRTILNAVDFMEDLQKIRSRGYAVDDREFNELMTCVSTPIFRCKQAVATLTLSGLQLDPQVIPGIADKMIEKAKQISRELENG